The sequence CATCAAAAAATCGAAGCTGACAATTTGCATTTTTTTGCAATCAACAATAAAACCCAAACAGTAGAACTTCATGAAAAATATTTAGGCGATGGCAAAAGTAAACAAAAGATCGACAAAACAGCGTAAAACAAAAAAGAAAAAACAACACAACGTTACAGCGCTAATATCATCAACGATCACGCAGCTAATAAAATGGCTGTGTTATTCTGCTGCCCAAATAATCCGTAAAAACCCATTAATCTTTCTTGGTTTTTGTCTATTTTTATGCTTTTTTTCTTTCCTTGCTTATCACATGTTTTACAATCAAAATATGGTAACACGCAGTTTTTTCTTTTCTGAAAGCCATGAAAAGCAAGATAATTCAACATCAAACCAGCTTACTATTGAAGCTTTATTAAAAGAGCAAAACAATCTTCATCCTAACACATTTGATAATCGTACCCCAGCAATACCAAAGCCTCGTCCACAAGCGCCTCTAACTCAAGCTACCGAAAACACACCTACTAACCAAGCTCCTATGGCACTAGCAGTGCCGCAAATAAAGCCAACGCCATTAAAAGATAATAAACCAACAGCAATATTGTCAAAAGAAAAAGCCCAAATAATGCGAATACAAACAGCACTACGCAGTTTTGGCAATACTCATCTTGTTGTAAACGGCATCAGCGATGATAATACCAAAAAGGCAATTTTGGCCTTTCAAAAAATGTTTTCATTGAAAGAAACCGGTATTATCACCCCTGAGTTAATAAACAAAATGCGAGAGATTGGACTTTTGGAAAATGACACCAATGGCCTTTATTAGCTCGTATTTGATTATCCAACCAAGCTCCTAAAAAGATTGTCAGATATAAGCTAGCCTTTTTCTAAAAAATTAAGCAGTTTTGTAATGCATTTGAATTAATTGTTATTTTGTAATTATCACTCAATCTTCTTTCAAAACAGTTTTAAGAGCTAAATCTGAGTTATCAAAATACTAATGCGATTTTCCAAATATGCCTTTTATTTTTGAAAGAATTCTTTTGGATAGCGATATAATAGCCAAGCCGTTAACAGTATCAATAGGCCTGTTTGAATGATTTTTGTATCAGGATTAGTTTGGAATAATTCGTTCGCGATACTTGCAGCAAGGTGAAAAATAATTGCAACAATAATGCTGCGACCAGCGCG comes from Bartonella sp. HY038 and encodes:
- a CDS encoding peptidoglycan-binding domain-containing protein; amino-acid sequence: MFYNQNMVTRSFFFSESHEKQDNSTSNQLTIEALLKEQNNLHPNTFDNRTPAIPKPRPQAPLTQATENTPTNQAPMALAVPQIKPTPLKDNKPTAILSKEKAQIMRIQTALRSFGNTHLVVNGISDDNTKKAILAFQKMFSLKETGIITPELINKMREIGLLENDTNGLY